ACGAGGCACTTAAAGCCTGTCATTCCGCCGCCTACCATGATAATGATATTATTGACACCGTCGCCAACAAAGGAGCAGGCCTGGAAACAGAGATGACCACCACCACAGTACCCGATGTGAACCCTGGTATTATGGCACTGCTGTCGGCCGTCTACCAGGTGCTGTTGGTTTCTCCCGGTAAGCAGGTCAGCATCATAGATTACGGCGGCGGAGAAGGTAAATACTACTACCATCTCAGAAAAACGCTCCCTTCGTTTGTGCGTTTACTATGGACCATTGTAGAAACACCGGGTATGACAGCCGCCATGAAACCCTTTCAGACAGCCGAGCTTCGTTTTGTCAGCTCCCTGGAAGACGTGCCACCCGCCGATATTGTGTTTACTTCCGGAGCGTATCAGTATACAGCATCCCCCGGTCAGACACTCCTGGCCCTAAAGGCACGAGACGCCGATTTTATGATCTTCAACCGGCAAAGCCTCTCCCTGGAGCCCTTTGATATTATCTCTATCCAGACCTCCAAATTAAGTCACCATGGCCATGGGAAAGTAGGTTCCGGTTTCCGGGAGAAGCTGGTCAGCTATCCCCATACCAGCATCCGCCAGGAACAATTCGAAGCATTGCTGACCGATAAATACGACGTCCTGTATACCTACCAGGAGGCCTCCGGAATGAAGCAGGTGAACAGGTATAAAGTCGCCGGCACCAACTATTTTATGGTAAAAAAGGGAGATGGTATTTTACCGGCCATTGCCGAAAGACAACAGGCCGTCGTGCGCCAGCAACCCCTGTAAACGGCCATCTGCCTGTTTGAGTCAAAAAAAGTTGGATTTTAGGAAAAATCGTGTTTACTTTGTGGCCCCGAGCAAAAACGGGATGTAGCGCAGCCCGGTAGCGCGCTTCGTTCGGGACGAAGAGGCCGCTGGTTCGAATCCAGTCATCCCGACAATAGCTCGCTGAAATCCAGCGAGCTATTTTTTTATAGTAATTCCGTCTGAGGATTCTTTTTCTAGTTTTACCAAGTAAAAAACTGAGTCACATTACTGGGTTTTAACTGAGTAAGTTTAACCATTTTTCCCTTCTTCAACTCTGTCTGAGTGAAAGTAACTAATCACTCCTTTTATTTTACATCCTCTACTGTCATGGTTTCCAGGGAAAGATAAGGTTCAATATTTTAAGTACAAGCCACTCCAAACCAGTTGCATCTCTCATGATGAAAAATCTAAATAAATTTAGTATTATTGTAAACACCTATATTTACCAAAATTTGACAAGTCAAAACACAGTTCATGGACACTCAATTTGGGTTGCGGGTAAGAGAGCTACGGGAAACACGGGGACTTCTACAGCGACAGGTAGCTGCATTACTCGATATAGACACACCACTATACAGCAAAATAGAACGTGGCGAACGAATCGCAAAAAAAGAAGTAGCCATTCATCTCGCTCTAATCCTGAAAGCTAATGAAGCCGAACTATTAACACTTTGGCTGGCAGACCAGGTAATGGACGTATTAAAAGATGAAAAGCTGGCTAGTGAAGCTTTAAAAACAGTATCAAAAAAAATAAAAAAGAACAAGTGAATCATACACAGCATAACCAGATCGTAAACTTTATATGGAGCATTGCCGATGACGTACTCCGCGATGTATATACCCGCGGCAAATACCGCGATATCATTTTGCCCTTTACCGTACTGCGCAGATTGGATGCCTTGTTGGAAACAACCAAGGACAAAGTGATTTCCA
The Chitinophaga varians genome window above contains:
- a CDS encoding methyltransferase, TIGR04325 family yields the protein MQVLKLLTYTARHYKLLPERTYTTYDEALKACHSAAYHDNDIIDTVANKGAGLETEMTTTTVPDVNPGIMALLSAVYQVLLVSPGKQVSIIDYGGGEGKYYYHLRKTLPSFVRLLWTIVETPGMTAAMKPFQTAELRFVSSLEDVPPADIVFTSGAYQYTASPGQTLLALKARDADFMIFNRQSLSLEPFDIISIQTSKLSHHGHGKVGSGFREKLVSYPHTSIRQEQFEALLTDKYDVLYTYQEASGMKQVNRYKVAGTNYFMVKKGDGILPAIAERQQAVVRQQPL
- a CDS encoding helix-turn-helix domain-containing protein, whose translation is MDTQFGLRVRELRETRGLLQRQVAALLDIDTPLYSKIERGERIAKKEVAIHLALILKANEAELLTLWLADQVMDVLKDEKLASEALKTVSKKIKKNK